From a single Natronorubrum tibetense GA33 genomic region:
- a CDS encoding amidase family protein, producing the protein MPIRPPTKDDLRAFGDSLFLDLTDEELEFFAEMAEHRAEAYETVRSYDPVSRLGGSERRERSAGVRVPDEENPHNAWVNRCYVAGDDGGELDGMDVAIKDNVCVAGVELTCGSQVVEGYVPDVDATIVTRLLEAGADITGKANMDDFAMTTTGHSAFGTITNPHDDDHLAGGSSGGSAVVVATGEADAAIGTDQGGSVRIPAALCGVVGHKPTYGLVPYTGCIGLAHAIDHPGPMASDVETVARILSVIAGSNERDLRAASPVPVEPYHENLDGDASDLSIGLLQEGFDQPDADERVLECVYGGLETLEERGASLEDVSEPMHRDAEDIHTVCTAEGLLDAMIGEGLGHGWKAWYNTSWIEFFGSARRVQADDFPAPLKLSLLVGAYANETYHSRYYADGMNLVVELTERYDALLEERDLLAMPTTVRTAPEHESELDQYDRLQEEKVPANTTAFNRTGHPAISVPVGEVDGLPVGLMLVGSRFDDATVLDAAESLESALAGR; encoded by the coding sequence ATGCCGATTCGACCGCCGACGAAAGACGACCTCCGCGCATTCGGTGACTCGCTGTTTCTCGACCTCACCGACGAGGAACTCGAGTTCTTCGCCGAGATGGCCGAGCACCGAGCCGAGGCCTACGAGACGGTTCGCTCGTACGACCCCGTCTCGCGCCTCGGCGGGAGCGAGCGCCGCGAGCGCAGCGCCGGCGTTCGCGTCCCGGACGAGGAGAACCCGCACAACGCCTGGGTGAACCGCTGTTACGTGGCCGGTGATGACGGCGGCGAACTGGACGGGATGGACGTTGCGATCAAGGACAACGTCTGCGTCGCCGGCGTCGAACTGACCTGCGGCTCGCAGGTCGTCGAAGGCTACGTCCCCGACGTCGACGCGACGATCGTTACCCGACTGCTCGAGGCCGGCGCGGACATCACCGGCAAGGCGAACATGGACGATTTCGCCATGACGACGACGGGCCATAGCGCGTTCGGCACGATCACGAACCCCCACGACGACGACCACCTCGCGGGGGGCTCGAGCGGCGGGAGCGCCGTCGTCGTCGCGACCGGCGAGGCCGACGCAGCCATCGGCACGGACCAGGGTGGCAGCGTCCGGATTCCGGCCGCGCTCTGTGGCGTGGTGGGCCACAAGCCGACCTACGGACTGGTTCCCTATACCGGCTGCATCGGCCTCGCACACGCGATCGACCATCCGGGACCGATGGCGTCGGACGTCGAGACCGTCGCGCGAATTCTCTCGGTGATCGCGGGCAGCAACGAACGCGACCTGCGAGCCGCGAGCCCCGTTCCGGTCGAGCCCTACCACGAAAACCTGGACGGCGATGCGTCCGATCTCTCGATCGGCCTGCTCCAGGAAGGGTTCGACCAGCCGGACGCCGACGAGCGCGTGCTCGAGTGCGTTTACGGCGGCCTCGAGACACTCGAGGAACGCGGCGCAAGCCTCGAGGACGTCTCCGAGCCGATGCACCGCGACGCGGAGGACATCCACACCGTCTGTACGGCGGAGGGCCTGCTCGACGCGATGATCGGGGAGGGGCTCGGCCACGGCTGGAAGGCCTGGTACAACACCTCCTGGATCGAGTTCTTCGGCTCGGCGCGGCGGGTACAGGCCGACGACTTCCCCGCACCACTCAAACTCTCCCTGCTCGTTGGTGCCTACGCGAACGAAACGTACCATTCGCGGTACTACGCCGACGGGATGAACCTCGTCGTCGAATTGACCGAGCGCTACGACGCGTTACTCGAGGAACGCGACCTGCTGGCGATGCCGACGACGGTGCGGACCGCGCCCGAACACGAGTCCGAGTTGGATCAGTACGATCGGCTGCAAGAAGAGAAGGTCCCCGCCAACACGACCGCGTTCAACCGGACCGGCCATCCCGCGATCAGCGTTCCAGTCGGCGAGGTCGACGGACTACCAGTCGGGCTGATGCTGGTCGGGTCGCGGTTCGACGACGCGACGGTGCTCGACGCGGCGGAGAGCCTCGAGTCGGCGCTCGCGGGTAGATGA
- a CDS encoding type 1 glutamine amidotransferase, with product MDSPTIVVVRNEVDPDAEYHCDALAGFVSSAAPGTREIDYPAGERPDLERADGVVLTGSTAGVYEVDERPWIADQQRLVRELIDRELPTLGVCFGHQIANAALGGTVEHVGTTARPVDADLADDPLFDDVSSVVPVTHGDVVTEVGDDMAVVASADYYHAFATRHRTAPLWTIQFHPEFTADLRDRLVADFDWADDDHGFEDVNATRVVENFASMVADSSE from the coding sequence ATGGATTCGCCGACGATCGTCGTCGTTCGCAACGAGGTCGATCCCGACGCCGAGTACCACTGCGACGCGCTCGCGGGATTCGTCTCGAGCGCCGCCCCTGGCACCCGAGAGATCGACTATCCCGCCGGCGAGCGCCCCGACCTCGAGCGTGCGGACGGCGTCGTCCTCACGGGGAGCACGGCCGGGGTCTACGAGGTCGACGAGCGGCCGTGGATCGCCGACCAGCAGCGACTCGTCCGCGAACTGATCGACCGGGAGCTCCCAACGCTCGGGGTCTGTTTCGGCCACCAGATCGCCAACGCGGCGCTCGGTGGAACCGTCGAACACGTCGGGACGACCGCGCGGCCCGTCGACGCTGACCTCGCCGACGACCCGCTCTTCGACGACGTCTCGTCCGTCGTCCCCGTCACGCACGGCGATGTGGTCACCGAGGTCGGCGACGATATGGCGGTCGTCGCCTCGGCCGACTACTACCACGCGTTCGCGACGCGCCACCGAACGGCCCCGCTGTGGACGATCCAATTCCACCCCGAGTTCACCGCCGACCTGCGCGACCGACTCGTGGCGGATTTCGACTGGGCGGACGACGATCACGGGTTCGAGGATGTGAACGCGACTCGCGTCGTCGAGAACTTCGCGTCGATGGTCGCGGATTCGAGCGAGTAG
- a CDS encoding DUF7344 domain-containing protein — protein MVNLGTVFDLLEDKRRRYALYYLDQRDGPVAISELVERIDEWEDEPTPTDPSADAFEDIAIELTHTHLPRAAEVDFVQYDREQGTVQIQGAPPKFDTFMNIARLIEEPEE, from the coding sequence ATGGTGAACTTAGGTACCGTGTTCGACTTACTCGAGGACAAGCGCCGACGGTACGCGTTGTACTATCTCGATCAGCGAGACGGCCCAGTGGCTATCAGCGAACTCGTCGAACGGATCGACGAGTGGGAGGACGAGCCGACTCCGACGGATCCGTCGGCGGATGCGTTCGAAGATATCGCGATCGAGCTGACGCACACGCACCTTCCGCGAGCAGCCGAGGTCGACTTCGTCCAGTACGATCGAGAGCAGGGGACCGTCCAGATTCAGGGCGCGCCTCCGAAGTTCGATACGTTCATGAATATCGCACGGCTCATCGAGGAACCCGAGGAGTGA
- a CDS encoding DUF368 domain-containing protein — protein MEYDRTDLSLDRLELLRIYGYGLCMGTADALPGVSGGTVALLLGFYGRLIAAVTALTPRRAVAVLGGYRSDRRPRAREALVEMDLQFLIPLGIGMVTAVVLIAGAVSSLADSHPVALFGFFTGLIAASAIALGRSLEFASSRHVVTAVAGATLALLVSADIVQLPGGGRTVIFVAGAIAISAMILPGISGSLILILLGQYVFLSSELSAFVGALADLAGGGSLAAVVDPGATVALFVAGGLVGLVTIARVVRAALARQRDLTLVFLVSLIAGSVPAPLHNIGETHAWTTETIALTFGWAALGAIALFALEYLVGGFDPE, from the coding sequence ATGGAATACGACCGAACCGATCTCTCCCTCGACCGCCTCGAACTGCTCCGGATCTACGGCTACGGGCTTTGTATGGGGACAGCGGACGCGTTACCGGGTGTTTCCGGCGGCACCGTCGCGCTCCTGCTCGGCTTCTACGGCCGGCTGATAGCCGCCGTCACTGCGCTCACGCCCCGCCGAGCCGTCGCTGTCCTCGGTGGATATCGGTCCGACCGGCGGCCTCGAGCGCGGGAAGCTCTCGTCGAGATGGATCTTCAGTTCCTGATCCCGCTGGGTATCGGGATGGTCACTGCGGTCGTGCTCATCGCCGGGGCCGTCTCGTCGCTCGCGGACTCCCACCCGGTCGCTCTCTTCGGGTTCTTTACCGGGCTGATCGCCGCCTCGGCGATCGCGCTCGGCCGGAGCCTCGAGTTCGCCTCGTCGAGACACGTCGTCACGGCGGTAGCAGGGGCGACGCTCGCGCTGTTGGTCTCGGCCGATATCGTCCAGCTTCCCGGCGGCGGCCGAACCGTGATCTTCGTCGCCGGCGCAATCGCCATTAGCGCGATGATCCTGCCGGGAATCTCCGGCTCGCTGATCCTGATCCTGCTCGGGCAGTACGTCTTCCTCTCCTCGGAACTGAGCGCGTTCGTCGGTGCGCTCGCTGATCTCGCCGGTGGCGGATCGCTCGCGGCCGTCGTCGATCCCGGAGCGACCGTCGCACTGTTCGTCGCCGGCGGCCTCGTCGGACTCGTTACGATTGCTCGCGTCGTCCGCGCCGCGCTGGCCCGCCAGCGGGACCTGACGCTCGTCTTCCTGGTGAGTCTCATCGCCGGGTCAGTTCCGGCTCCCTTGCACAACATCGGCGAGACGCACGCGTGGACGACCGAGACGATCGCGCTGACCTTCGGCTGGGCGGCTCTCGGTGCGATCGCACTGTTCGCACTCGAGTACCTCGTCGGTGGCTTCGATCCGGAATAA
- a CDS encoding MutS-related protein, translating to MDLESIPGVGEKTARALDALEEPERALRSGDVATIATAPGITQGRAARIARGAIRQEHDDPGGFLATDRAREVYRDVLALLQARTVTDYAAQRLETIYPSPRWSRIEEVQAFASDAIERDYDDDVLEALDGVEPLRQSGDVRVRERCLATTDAERYSEAREAIPELSVEIVEDAQGLAELARGYSTVFALDESFAGVTVEGDVQVRPDALENPAEVVPERPLSFFARNRDRLQAAVEVHQAAGLEPACDLEALEDGLARLDEDGTVAGDDELDRLTTAVDDLDTAASAAESVANDHLRQAIREQDITIEGADLLSLVERGAGVDSLLSRELADEYAAAVEAARDHLVDAIDLDQGEAEIARRAYSDEPTFPVERDEAVVSRLREELTAAKERRAGRLKRDLAADLADQREDARQLVRDALELDVELAIARFAREFECTMPEFVSDDTPHSDSNDAVGFAIEGGRSPLLDEPLEAIDPVDYEVSGVALLSGVNSGGKTSTLDLVASVVVLAHMGLPVPAERVRLRRFDDLHYHAKTQGTLDAGAFESTVREFADLAQGGEGSLVLVDELESITEPGASAKIIAGILEALSDNGATAVFVSHLAGEIREMADFAVTIDGIEAVGLVDGELEVNRSPVKDHLARSTPELIVEKLANEAGEPVAANGGEPPAGEAEPVFYDRLLEKFD from the coding sequence ATGGACCTCGAGTCGATCCCGGGCGTAGGCGAAAAGACGGCTCGGGCGCTGGACGCGCTCGAGGAACCCGAGCGCGCGCTACGGAGCGGCGACGTCGCGACAATCGCGACCGCGCCGGGGATCACCCAGGGTCGGGCCGCACGCATCGCGCGCGGCGCGATCCGGCAGGAACACGACGATCCCGGCGGTTTCCTCGCGACCGATCGCGCGCGTGAGGTCTACCGGGACGTTCTCGCCCTGTTACAGGCACGAACCGTCACCGACTACGCCGCCCAGCGACTCGAGACGATCTATCCCAGTCCGCGCTGGTCCCGTATCGAGGAGGTACAGGCGTTTGCAAGCGACGCTATCGAGCGCGACTACGACGACGACGTGCTCGAGGCTCTCGACGGCGTCGAACCGCTCCGACAATCCGGCGATGTTCGGGTCCGCGAGCGCTGTCTGGCGACGACCGACGCCGAGCGTTACTCAGAGGCGCGAGAGGCGATTCCGGAGCTCTCCGTCGAGATCGTCGAGGACGCACAGGGGCTGGCCGAACTCGCGCGGGGCTACTCGACGGTATTCGCGCTCGACGAGTCCTTCGCCGGCGTCACCGTCGAGGGCGACGTACAGGTTCGGCCGGACGCCCTCGAGAATCCCGCGGAGGTCGTCCCCGAGCGGCCGCTGTCCTTCTTCGCGCGCAACCGGGATCGACTGCAGGCCGCCGTCGAGGTCCATCAGGCGGCCGGCCTCGAGCCGGCCTGTGACCTCGAAGCCCTCGAGGACGGCCTAGCGCGACTCGACGAGGACGGCACCGTCGCGGGCGACGACGAACTCGATCGGCTGACGACCGCGGTCGACGACCTCGACACGGCAGCGAGCGCGGCCGAGAGCGTGGCCAACGACCACCTCAGACAGGCGATCCGCGAACAGGACATCACGATCGAGGGGGCCGATCTGCTCTCGCTGGTCGAACGTGGCGCCGGCGTCGACTCGCTGCTCTCGCGGGAGCTGGCGGACGAGTACGCCGCGGCCGTCGAGGCGGCTCGGGACCACCTCGTCGATGCGATCGATCTCGATCAGGGCGAGGCCGAGATCGCCCGTCGGGCGTACAGCGACGAACCGACGTTTCCGGTCGAGCGCGACGAGGCCGTCGTCTCGAGACTTCGCGAGGAGCTGACGGCCGCGAAGGAACGGCGCGCGGGTCGACTCAAGCGCGACCTCGCGGCCGATCTCGCCGACCAGCGCGAGGACGCCCGACAGCTGGTTCGGGACGCCCTCGAACTCGACGTCGAACTGGCGATCGCCCGATTCGCTCGGGAGTTCGAGTGTACGATGCCCGAGTTCGTTTCCGATGACACGCCCCACAGCGATTCCAACGACGCGGTCGGCTTCGCCATCGAGGGCGGCCGCTCGCCGCTGCTCGACGAACCGCTCGAGGCCATCGATCCCGTCGACTACGAGGTGTCGGGCGTGGCACTCCTTTCGGGCGTCAACAGCGGCGGGAAGACGTCGACGCTGGATCTGGTCGCGAGCGTCGTCGTGCTGGCGCACATGGGCCTGCCCGTTCCCGCCGAGCGGGTGCGACTACGGCGGTTCGACGACCTGCACTACCACGCGAAGACCCAGGGAACGCTCGACGCGGGCGCGTTCGAGTCGACAGTGCGAGAGTTCGCCGACCTCGCACAGGGCGGCGAGGGCTCGCTCGTGCTGGTCGACGAACTCGAGAGCATCACCGAACCCGGGGCGTCCGCGAAGATCATCGCGGGCATTCTCGAGGCGCTCTCCGACAACGGCGCGACCGCCGTGTTCGTCTCCCACCTGGCCGGCGAGATCCGCGAGATGGCCGACTTCGCGGTGACGATCGACGGGATCGAAGCCGTAGGACTCGTGGACGGCGAACTCGAAGTGAACCGATCCCCGGTCAAAGACCACCTCGCGCGGTCGACGCCGGAGCTGATCGTCGAGAAGCTGGCGAACGAAGCCGGCGAGCCGGTGGCGGCCAACGGCGGGGAGCCGCCGGCCGGCGAAGCCGAGCCCGTCTTCTACGATCGGCTGCTCGAGAAGTTCGACTGA
- a CDS encoding amidohydrolase family protein: MDLAITNTLAFTLADDRLGILEDATIAVDSGEIAFVGPSSEFDGNADRTIDGSGRVTMPGLVNCHAHTDLTLLRGGAQDVPEIEWMNRSLGPLAEAMTAEDRVAGARLGVLEALRSGVTTVGEYATDVVELVENVYEPMGVRVVAAETINAVDDDATDLGPDEPYPLEEERGRAALERTEELFDRYADHEQVSCLYGPQALDMVPPALLEEIRDRAAKRDRGIHMHVAQGERERRQIEARYGAGETTVSVLEDLGLVSERLLAAHLHGATPGERERLAAAGVRMVANPSSIAAIDGVTPPIVEYREHDGVAGVGTDQAPGPGGHDFLRELRTTALLAKTERGDPTGFPAWAALRVATIEGARALGVDDRVGSLEAGKRADLVVCDLDHPSTAPTVSRPLHTAVPNLVYGANAGIVESVVVDGDLVLEDGEVVTVDEDTILEAANDRAAAVFDRAADAWRDADSALVDRVETGWL; the protein is encoded by the coding sequence ATGGATCTCGCGATCACGAACACGCTCGCGTTCACGTTGGCGGACGATCGGCTCGGCATCCTCGAGGACGCGACGATCGCCGTCGACAGCGGCGAGATCGCCTTCGTCGGCCCCTCGAGCGAGTTCGACGGTAACGCCGACCGAACGATCGACGGCTCGGGTCGGGTGACGATGCCCGGGCTGGTGAACTGCCACGCACACACCGACCTCACCCTCCTCCGCGGCGGCGCCCAAGACGTCCCCGAAATCGAGTGGATGAACCGCTCTCTCGGGCCGCTCGCGGAAGCGATGACCGCCGAGGACCGGGTTGCCGGCGCTCGTTTGGGGGTCCTCGAGGCCCTCCGATCGGGGGTGACGACCGTCGGCGAGTACGCGACGGATGTCGTCGAACTCGTCGAGAACGTCTACGAGCCGATGGGCGTCCGCGTCGTCGCCGCCGAGACGATCAACGCGGTGGACGACGACGCGACTGATCTCGGCCCCGACGAGCCGTATCCGCTCGAGGAGGAACGGGGGCGGGCCGCGCTCGAGCGAACCGAGGAACTGTTCGACCGGTACGCGGACCACGAGCAGGTTTCGTGTCTGTACGGTCCGCAGGCGCTGGATATGGTTCCACCGGCGCTCCTCGAGGAGATCCGCGACCGGGCCGCGAAACGGGATCGCGGAATCCACATGCACGTCGCACAGGGCGAGCGCGAACGACGCCAGATCGAGGCGCGCTACGGCGCCGGCGAGACGACCGTGAGCGTCCTCGAGGATCTCGGACTCGTTTCCGAGCGGTTGCTGGCAGCCCACCTCCACGGCGCGACGCCCGGCGAGCGCGAGCGACTCGCCGCGGCGGGGGTCAGGATGGTCGCGAACCCGAGTTCGATCGCGGCCATCGACGGCGTCACGCCGCCAATCGTCGAGTACCGCGAACACGACGGCGTCGCCGGTGTCGGCACCGATCAGGCCCCGGGGCCGGGCGGCCACGACTTCCTCCGGGAGCTTCGGACGACGGCGCTGCTCGCGAAGACCGAGCGCGGAGATCCGACGGGGTTTCCGGCCTGGGCAGCCCTTCGCGTCGCGACGATCGAGGGAGCCCGCGCGCTCGGCGTCGACGACCGAGTCGGTTCGCTCGAGGCGGGCAAACGAGCCGATCTCGTCGTCTGCGATCTCGACCACCCCTCGACGGCGCCGACCGTCTCGCGGCCGCTGCACACCGCGGTGCCGAACCTCGTCTACGGCGCGAACGCCGGCATCGTCGAGTCGGTCGTCGTGGACGGCGACCTCGTCCTCGAGGATGGTGAGGTCGTTACTGTCGACGAGGACACGATTCTCGAGGCCGCGAACGACCGCGCGGCAGCCGTCTTCGATCGAGCAGCGGACGCGTGGCGAGACGCCGATTCGGCGCTCGTCGATCGTGTCGAGACAGGCTGGCTCTGA
- a CDS encoding DUF1059 domain-containing protein has protein sequence MPYQFVCSEGSCQFMIRSSSGDEVERLVRAHVRMTHGGRIDSADLERGMERIELA, from the coding sequence ATGCCCTATCAATTCGTCTGTTCGGAGGGGAGCTGTCAGTTCATGATTCGTTCGAGCAGCGGCGACGAGGTAGAACGGCTCGTCCGGGCGCACGTGCGGATGACCCACGGCGGCCGAATCGATTCGGCGGACCTCGAGCGCGGCATGGAACGGATCGAACTGGCCTGA
- a CDS encoding ORC1-type DNA replication protein: MVDDPDGGMLSWDESVFKNEHVFEIDYVPETFKHREGQTQSLTYALRPAVRGSRPLNVVVRGPPGTGKTTSIQKLFDEVGAQTSDVRTIRVNCQVNATRYSVFSRLFEGTFDYEPPSSGISFKKLFGQIAEKLVEEDKVLVVALDDINYLFYENEASDTLYSLLRAHEEYPGAKIGVVVVSSDPALNVIDELDSRVQSVFRPEDVYFPVYDQPEIVDILSERVTRGFHDGVISRETLEHVADLTADSGDLRVGIDLLRRAGLNAEMRASRTVEMEDVENAYEKSKYINLSRSLSGLTDTERALLEVIAHNDGDQAGDVYEAFRDRTDLGYTRYSEIVNKLDQLGLIDADYAEVDGRGRSRSLSLSYEKDAVLDRLE, from the coding sequence ATGGTGGATGACCCCGACGGGGGGATGTTGTCGTGGGACGAGTCCGTGTTCAAGAACGAACACGTCTTCGAAATCGACTACGTTCCCGAGACGTTCAAGCACCGCGAGGGCCAGACCCAGAGCCTGACGTACGCGTTACGTCCGGCAGTGCGAGGGTCGCGACCGCTGAACGTCGTGGTCCGCGGACCGCCCGGAACTGGCAAGACCACGTCCATTCAGAAACTGTTCGACGAGGTCGGCGCTCAGACCAGCGACGTCCGGACGATTCGCGTCAACTGCCAGGTCAACGCGACGCGCTACTCGGTGTTCTCGAGGCTGTTCGAGGGTACCTTCGACTACGAACCGCCCTCCTCGGGAATCTCCTTCAAGAAGCTGTTCGGCCAAATCGCCGAGAAACTCGTCGAGGAGGACAAGGTACTCGTCGTCGCCTTAGACGATATCAACTACCTTTTCTACGAGAACGAGGCCTCGGACACGCTGTACTCGCTGCTCCGTGCTCACGAGGAGTACCCCGGTGCAAAGATCGGCGTCGTCGTCGTCTCTTCCGACCCCGCACTGAACGTCATCGACGAACTCGACTCGAGAGTCCAGAGCGTTTTCCGACCCGAGGACGTCTACTTCCCGGTCTACGACCAGCCCGAGATCGTCGATATCCTCTCCGAACGCGTCACACGCGGCTTCCACGACGGCGTCATCTCGAGAGAGACGCTGGAACACGTCGCCGACCTCACCGCCGATAGCGGCGATCTCCGGGTCGGCATCGACCTGCTCCGACGGGCCGGCCTGAACGCCGAAATGCGCGCCAGTCGCACCGTCGAGATGGAAGACGTCGAGAACGCCTACGAGAAGTCCAAGTATATCAACCTCTCCCGGAGCCTCTCGGGGCTCACCGACACCGAACGGGCCTTGCTCGAGGTGATCGCCCACAACGACGGCGATCAGGCCGGCGACGTCTACGAGGCGTTCCGCGACCGAACCGATCTCGGCTACACGCGCTACTCGGAGATCGTCAACAAACTCGACCAGCTCGGGCTGATCGACGCCGACTACGCGGAGGTCGACGGCCGCGGTCGCTCGCGATCGCTCTCGTTGTCCTACGAGAAAGACGCGGTGCTCGACCGACTCGAGTGA
- a CDS encoding SLC13 family permease, whose amino-acid sequence MIGADVPAGALVVFGLIAVALVLFVSELIPNDVTAIGIIVALAVLEPLTGVGHREAISGFANTATVTIVAMYMLSAGIQRTGVVQRLGLSLAAFTNGDETRALAATIATTGPIAGFINNTPVVAIFIPMISDLAEKTGVSPSKLLLPLSYAAILGGTLTLVGTSTNLLASEFAVDLLGRGPIGMFEFTLLGIVILAVGLGYLMTVGRWLTPARIPVDADLVEEFDLEDHLAHVRVGADSEPVGLRVDELEERTEADVRILQVRRNGDRDAGPEAGERVLQYDGDGAVPRDDTAPLGETARDQQHAHDGSVEVRAETDASVERPHRSDEAFVAIETDRRIREGDVLAVHGTLQAVNRFAGNQGVHQLPRKPVTEETFDESGGEGVLAKAIVPPKSSFVGKRLSETRLREFYRTTVLAIRREGELLRTDLGEVRLRAGDLLLVQTVPGTIEHTTETGDLVVVDEDAVDRLLEEGADDVAPLSPKTPLALGIMAGVVATAALGLVSIAIAAFAGVFLMIVTGCLSTTDAYDAVSWNIVFLLAGVIPLGAALEATGGSQIIATALVSTAAFLPLVAVLLLFSIVTGLLANVITPVATVVLMLPVAVDAAGSLGATPFSFLLVVMFASATSFMTPVGYQTNLMVYGPGGYKFTDFVKVGGPLQLLLAVVTTIGIVLIWGV is encoded by the coding sequence ATGATCGGTGCGGACGTCCCCGCAGGTGCACTGGTGGTATTCGGACTCATCGCCGTCGCGCTCGTACTGTTCGTGTCGGAACTCATCCCGAACGACGTGACGGCAATCGGGATCATCGTCGCGCTGGCGGTCCTCGAGCCGTTGACCGGCGTCGGCCACCGGGAGGCGATCTCGGGCTTTGCTAACACGGCGACGGTCACGATTGTCGCGATGTATATGCTCAGTGCGGGCATCCAGCGGACGGGGGTCGTCCAGCGGCTCGGACTCTCGCTCGCGGCGTTTACGAACGGGGACGAAACGCGCGCGCTGGCGGCGACGATCGCGACGACGGGGCCGATCGCGGGGTTCATCAACAACACGCCGGTGGTCGCGATTTTCATCCCGATGATCTCGGATCTCGCCGAGAAGACCGGCGTCTCTCCGTCGAAGCTGCTGTTGCCACTCTCGTACGCGGCGATTCTCGGCGGCACCCTGACGCTCGTCGGCACGTCGACGAACCTGCTCGCCAGCGAGTTCGCCGTCGACCTGCTCGGACGAGGTCCCATCGGCATGTTCGAATTCACCCTCCTCGGCATCGTGATTCTGGCCGTCGGCCTCGGCTACCTCATGACTGTCGGCCGGTGGCTGACGCCCGCACGGATCCCCGTCGACGCGGATCTCGTCGAAGAGTTCGACCTCGAGGACCACCTCGCTCACGTCCGCGTCGGTGCGGATTCGGAACCGGTCGGGCTCAGGGTCGACGAACTCGAGGAGCGAACCGAAGCGGACGTTCGCATTCTACAGGTCCGTCGAAACGGCGACCGCGACGCGGGGCCCGAAGCAGGCGAGCGCGTGCTCCAGTACGACGGTGACGGCGCGGTGCCGAGGGACGACACCGCGCCCCTCGGTGAAACGGCGCGCGACCAGCAACACGCTCATGACGGAAGCGTCGAAGTGCGAGCCGAAACCGACGCTTCCGTCGAGCGACCTCACCGGAGCGACGAGGCGTTCGTCGCGATCGAAACGGACCGGCGAATCCGGGAGGGCGACGTGCTCGCGGTCCATGGCACGCTGCAGGCGGTCAACCGTTTCGCCGGGAACCAGGGCGTCCACCAACTCCCCCGGAAGCCGGTCACCGAGGAGACGTTCGACGAGTCCGGAGGTGAGGGAGTGCTCGCCAAAGCGATCGTTCCACCGAAGTCGTCGTTCGTCGGGAAGAGACTCTCCGAGACGCGTCTCCGCGAGTTCTACCGGACGACCGTGCTGGCGATCCGTCGCGAGGGCGAGTTGCTCCGGACCGATCTCGGCGAGGTCCGACTTCGGGCCGGCGACCTTCTCCTGGTCCAGACGGTTCCCGGAACGATCGAACACACGACCGAAACCGGCGATCTCGTCGTCGTCGACGAGGACGCCGTCGACCGACTGCTCGAGGAGGGGGCCGACGACGTCGCGCCGTTGTCGCCGAAGACGCCGCTCGCGCTCGGGATCATGGCCGGCGTGGTCGCCACCGCCGCGCTCGGTCTCGTTTCCATCGCCATCGCGGCGTTCGCCGGCGTCTTCCTCATGATCGTCACCGGGTGTCTGTCGACCACCGACGCGTACGACGCCGTCTCGTGGAACATCGTGTTCTTGCTCGCGGGGGTGATTCCCCTCGGTGCCGCCCTCGAAGCGACCGGCGGCTCCCAGATCATCGCTACCGCGCTGGTTTCGACCGCCGCATTCCTTCCGCTCGTCGCAGTCCTGTTACTGTTCTCCATCGTGACGGGACTCCTCGCGAACGTCATCACCCCCGTCGCGACGGTCGTGTTGATGCTCCCCGTGGCGGTCGACGCGGCCGGGAGCCTGGGCGCAACGCCGTTCTCGTTTCTCCTGGTGGTGATGTTCGCCTCCGCGACCTCGTTCATGACGCCGGTCGGCTATCAGACGAATCTGATGGTCTACGGACCGGGCGGGTACAAATTCACCGACTTTGTCAAAGTCGGCGGACCGCTACAGCTCCTGCTGGCGGTCGTGACGACGATCGGTATCGTTCTCATCTGGGGCGTCTAG